Part of the Deltaproteobacteria bacterium genome, GCCACCCCGAAGATCCCGACCGCCACCTCCATCGCCCCGTAGAGGAAGAGCCAGCGGCGGGAGCGGTCCGCCAGCCTCCCCCCCAGGAGCGCCCCGAGGGTCAGCCCCAGGAGGAAGCCGGCCACCGTCAGGGACACGGCCCAGGTGGTGCTCCCGATGAGGAGGGTGATCTGCCGGACCCAGACGATCTCGTAGGCCAGGCCAGCCATGCCGGAGAGCGCGAAGACGACCGCGATGGCCACCGCTCGCCCGGCTCCGCTTCCCCTGCTCATCGGGCTCCCCGCCGCCATCGGGCTCATCCTGCCACCATTTCGACTTCGAAAGGACGCCGCGCTTTTGCTAGGGTGCCCCGCCATGCGCAACAACATCGTGCACATCGGAGCTGGTGAGCTGACCTACGAGATCCGGGCGATCGTCGAGGTCGCCAACCGGATGCAGGCCCTGGGCCTCCAGACCTTCATGGAGAACATCGGGGATCCCATCGCCAAGGGCGAGGAGCTCCCCGGCTGGATCAAGGACATCGTCTGCGAGCTGGCCCGGGAGGACAGCAGCTACGGCTACAGCCCCACCCGGGGCCTCCTGCCCACCCGCACCTTCCTCGCCGAGCGCACGAACGCCCGGGGGGGCATCCAGATCGGCGCGGACGACATCCTCTTCTTCAACGGCCTGGGCGACGCGATCCAGAAGGTCTACGGCCTGCTGCGCCGGGAGTGCCGGGTGCTGGGCCCCTCCCCCACCTACTCCACCCACTCGTCGGCGGAGGCCGCCCACGCCGGACAGCACCCGGTCAGCTACCGCCTCGATCCCGACAACAAGTGGTTCCCGGATCTCGAGCACCTCCGCCTCTCGGTGAAGTTCAACCCCGCGATCTCGGGGCTCCTGATCATCAACCCGGACAACCCGACGGGCTCGGTCTGGCCGCGGGAGACCCTCGAGGAGATGGTGGCGATCGCCAGGGAGTACGACCTCTTCCTGATCGCCGACGAGATCTACATGAACCTCATCTACAACGGTGAGACCACCAGCCCCATCGGCGACATCATCGGCGACGTCCCCGCCATCGCCATGAAGGGCATCTCCAAGGAGGTGCCCTGGCCCGGCTCCCGCTGCGGCTGGATCGAGTTCTACAACCGGGAGAAGGATCCCGTCTTCGACACCTACGCCCGCTCCCTCCTGAACTCGAAGATGGTGGAGGTC contains:
- a CDS encoding spermidine synthase; protein product: MSRGSGAGRAVAIAVVFALSGMAGLAYEIVWVRQITLLIGSTTWAVSLTVAGFLLGLTLGALLGGRLADRSRRWLFLYGAMEVAVGIFGVA
- a CDS encoding pyridoxal phosphate-dependent aminotransferase, which translates into the protein MRNNIVHIGAGELTYEIRAIVEVANRMQALGLQTFMENIGDPIAKGEELPGWIKDIVCELAREDSSYGYSPTRGLLPTRTFLAERTNARGGIQIGADDILFFNGLGDAIQKVYGLLRRECRVLGPSPTYSTHSSAEAAHAGQHPVSYRLDPDNKWFPDLEHLRLSVKFNPAISGLLIINPDNPTGSVWPRETLEEMVAIAREYDLFLIADEIYMNLIYNGETTSPIGDIIGDVPAIAMKGISKEVPWPGSRCGWIEFYNREKDPVFDTYARSLLNSKMVEVCSTTLPQAAIPKLYSHPEYEGWLEERRQRYARHSQKAQDRLSQVKGIKCNRTNGAFYKSVVFEDGVLHDKQTLPIENPEVKALVEGLVDKEGVSLDKRFVYTLLASTGICVVPLSSFGTHLQGFRMTLLQKDEELFDQIIDNLAEAIEAYLAS